In Ischnura elegans chromosome 9, ioIscEleg1.1, whole genome shotgun sequence, the following proteins share a genomic window:
- the LOC124165486 gene encoding ragulator complex protein LAMTOR4 homolog, producing MLSLERIPDQVGYLVLTDDGAVVASGGELENDEHMANIITGLVTITDKVDPVAFSAEEGFKKISVNFERHSYVICMSNKKIHVVKRRIMQEVPGESNDLI from the exons ATGTTGAGCCTGGAGCGAATACCTGATCAAGTGGGCTATCTAGTACTGACTGATGACGGTGCTGTTGTGGCA TCAGGTGGAGAGCTGGAGAATGACGAGCATATGGCAAATATCATAACTGGCCTGGTTACAATCACTGATAAGGTGGATCCTGTGGCATTCTCTGCAGAAGAAGGGTTCAAGAAAATATCAG TGAATTTCGAAAGGCATTCCTATGTCATATGCATGTCAAATAAGAAGATTCATGTAGTCAAGAGAAGAATAATGCAAGAGGTGCCTGGGGAAAGTAATGACCTGATCTGA